The Thalassotalea sediminis genome includes the window ACAAACATCGTAAGTTTGCATTACAGACTCGACATTTGCTCTATCAGCAATATCCCCTTTAACAAAATACACTTTACCTTCATCAATAAGATCATTAATACTGGTAAGATTGCCTGCATAAGTTAATACATCGTATATAATTAACGTATCTTGAGGATATTTATTGTGCCAATAATGCACAAAATTGGCTCCAATAAAGCCAGCACCGCCAGTGATAAGAATGCTTTTATTACGTTCGTTACTCATACAACTATATCATTTAAGCTCTTCTAATAGGTTTAATAAATATTCCCCATAGCCACTTTTCTTTAGTGGTTGAGCAATATTTCTAAGCTCCTCAGCCGTTATCCAGCCATTACGAAAAGCTACTTCTTCAGGGCAGTTTATTTTTAAGCCCTGTCGGTTATCTACTGTCGCTATAAATTGCGCAGCAACTAATAAATCTTGATGTGTCCCAGTGTCCAACCAAGCTATTCCTCTTCCCATAATTTCAACAGTTAATTGCTGTTCCGAAAGATACTGTAGCAATACATCTGTAATTTCCATCTCACCGCGTTTACTAGGTTTAACATTTTTGGCAAATTGAATAGCTTGGCTGTCAAAAAAGTAAATCCCTGGAATAGCATAATGAGACTTTGGCTGAACTGGCTTTTCTTCAATTGAGGTAACTCTACCTGATTGATCAAAGTCTACAACCCCGTATTGACTAGGATTAGCAACGTGATAACCGAAAACTGTACAGCCACTTTCTTTCTTTACCGCATTTTGCAGTGAACTTGGAAGTGTTTGACCATAGAATAAATTATCACCTAAAATCATCGCAAATGAATCATTAGCAACAAACTTTTCGGCAACTATAAGTGCATGTGCTAGCCCTCTAGGCTTATCTTGAATACAATACTGCAATTCAATACCCCATAACTTACCATCACCCAACAGGTCTCTAAATTTTTGAGAGTCCTCTTCAGTTGTGATAATCA containing:
- the rfbA gene encoding glucose-1-phosphate thymidylyltransferase RfbA; protein product: MKGIVLAGGTGMRLYPLTQVVSKQLMPVYDKPMIYYPIATLMQAGIKDILIITTEEDSQKFRDLLGDGKLWGIELQYCIQDKPRGLAHALIVAEKFVANDSFAMILGDNLFYGQTLPSSLQNAVKKESGCTVFGYHVANPSQYGVVDFDQSGRVTSIEEKPVQPKSHYAIPGIYFFDSQAIQFAKNVKPSKRGEMEITDVLLQYLSEQQLTVEIMGRGIAWLDTGTHQDLLVAAQFIATVDNRQGLKINCPEEVAFRNGWITAEELRNIAQPLKKSGYGEYLLNLLEELK